In Devosia sp. XK-2, one DNA window encodes the following:
- a CDS encoding VOC family protein, producing the protein MTTKNKHFLRGMATVNFFADDMIAARDWYAELFGLDAYFQMPSKDAPAYVEFRIGDSEDEFGIIDRRYAPDGMQAGPGGAILLWHVDDIEAAFSRLIALGAKEYDPITKRGETGFVTASVVDPFGNVLGIMHNPHYVAVLGKVA; encoded by the coding sequence ATGACCACCAAAAACAAGCATTTCCTGCGCGGCATGGCCACGGTAAACTTCTTCGCCGACGACATGATCGCGGCGCGCGACTGGTATGCCGAACTGTTCGGCCTTGACGCCTATTTCCAGATGCCGAGCAAGGACGCGCCGGCCTATGTCGAATTTCGCATCGGAGACAGCGAAGACGAATTCGGCATCATCGACCGGCGCTACGCCCCCGATGGCATGCAGGCCGGCCCTGGTGGAGCGATCCTGCTGTGGCATGTCGACGATATCGAAGCGGCCTTTTCCCGCCTGATCGCCCTGGGGGCCAAGGAATATGACCCGATCACCAAACGGGGCGAGACCGGGTTCGTGACGGCCTCTGTGGTCGATCCGTTCGGTAACGTGCTGGGGATCATGCACAATCCGCATTATGTTGCGGTCCTGGGGAAGGTGGCTTAG